A part of Misgurnus anguillicaudatus chromosome 6, ASM2758022v2, whole genome shotgun sequence genomic DNA contains:
- the LOC129433635 gene encoding spexin prohormone 2-like isoform X2: MISRIWIIWTCSVVILLLVIDCDCIRKTALSKNWGPQSMLYLKGKHGRRFVPDIEDFITDSGLKSWYAVLRGFQKLKSLNARKPSEIFTTQNL; encoded by the exons ATG ATATCAAGAATATGGATCATATGGACTTGTTCTGTTGTGATACTTTTGCTGGTGATCGACTGTGATTGCATTAGAAag ACTGCGTTATCTAAGAACTGGGGACCACAGTCAATGCTTTACCTAAAGGGAAAAC ATGGAAGGCGGTTTGTTCCTGACATTGAAGACTTTATTACAGATTCAGGGTTGAAAAGCTGGTATGCAGTTCTCAGAG GGTTTCAGAAACTGAAGTCATTAAATGCAAGGAAACCATCAGAAATATTCACAACACAAAACTTGTAA
- the LOC129433635 gene encoding spexin prohormone 2-like isoform X1 encodes MISRIWIIWTCSVVILLLVIDCDCIRKQTALSKNWGPQSMLYLKGKHGRRFVPDIEDFITDSGLKSWYAVLRGFQKLKSLNARKPSEIFTTQNL; translated from the exons ATG ATATCAAGAATATGGATCATATGGACTTGTTCTGTTGTGATACTTTTGCTGGTGATCGACTGTGATTGCATTAGAAag CAGACTGCGTTATCTAAGAACTGGGGACCACAGTCAATGCTTTACCTAAAGGGAAAAC ATGGAAGGCGGTTTGTTCCTGACATTGAAGACTTTATTACAGATTCAGGGTTGAAAAGCTGGTATGCAGTTCTCAGAG GGTTTCAGAAACTGAAGTCATTAAATGCAAGGAAACCATCAGAAATATTCACAACACAAAACTTGTAA